From Erythrobacter sp. YJ-T3-07:
GTGTGATAGGCGGAGAGGAACCAGCGGCCCTGCCCGTCGCCACCGCCGAAGGGGCCGCCGCCCCCGCCACGACGCCCACCGCCGCCGCGACGCTGGCCCTGCGAGCCTTCGCCCTGCTGCTGCGCGCCTTCTGTCTGACACACCGCCTGCCGCAGCCGTGCCAGCCGCTCCTGATTGATCGTGCCATCCTCGTTGGTCAGCCGCGCGCGCAGGCCTTCGGGCAATGCGGAGAGATCGATCGGCTGCCCGTCCTCACCGCTGCAGAGCGCGGTGCGGATCGCGGCGGCCTGCTCGGGATCGAACATGCCGGGGCCACCGGGCCCACCCGCGCCCGGCTGCCCATCGGCGCTGCAGAACCGCTCGCGCACCTGTGCCAGCCGTTCCTGATTGACGGTGCCATCTTCATTGGTCAGCCGGTCGCGGATGAAGGGGGGCAGCTTGGAGAGATCGGGCACGGTGCCCGGCTCGCTGGCGCAGAACTGGTCGCGCATCTGCTGGAACTGTTGCGGGTCCATCCGCATCTGCCCGCCGGCGGGGCCCGCAGCCGGAGGCCCGCCGCGCCCTTCGCCGCCACCACCGGGAGCGCCACCGCCAGGCTGCTCCTCGCGCGCCTTGCCGACGCGGCCGAACAGGTTGAAACCGTAGCGAATCCGCTCCCCCTTGCGCTCGGCATAGGTGATCGGCCGCTGGTCCAGCGCGGTCAGCCGCCCCGCCCCGTCTCGCGTCACGCGATCGGGGAACGCCGCCTCGATCTCGGCGGTCAGCAGCGGGAAGCTTTCGGTCGTGTTGGTCGCGCTGTTGCGGTTGTATTCGAACAGGATGTTCGCCCGCTCGAACAGGTCTAGTTCGTAGTTCGCGCTCAGCTTCAGGTCGTTCTGGCTCGACGCGGGGAGCAGCGGATTGCCGCCGGTGGTCAGCGTGGCGAGCACGTTCTGACCGGTGGCGAAATCGAACAGCGGCACGTTGAAGGTCTCGACCACCGGTGCGCCCAGCTCGGTCAGGCTGGGTGCCGCGTCGCGATTGATAACGGTCGCGGCAAGGGTCAGCCGATCGGTCAGGTTCCAGGTGAGCCCCACCGTCAGGTCGGTCAGGGTGCCGAAGTCGGACAGGTAGTCGAGCCCTGCGCTGGCGTTGAGCGTGAAATCGCCCAGCGCGTCGAGGAACCCTTCCCGGCGGCTGGTCAGCGGCACCGCGAGGTTGACCCCGCCATTGATCCGCCCGCGCGTCAGCTGCGTTACGCCAAGCGCCGTTCGGGTATCCTCGCTCTCGATCCGGTTCCACTTGTAGCCGCCATCGACCGTCAGGTTCACATCCCCTGCGGGCAGAGTGAGCGGAACCCCGCGAATGGTGGCCAGCGAATCGAGCGTGTAGGTCTTGCTCGACGCGCGGTCGAAACCGTCGGTCGCAACGGGCGGCAGCACCCCGTCGATCGTCAGCGATCCGGCGTCGACCAGATCCTGCAGAACCGAGAGATCGCGCTGCCGGTCGATATCGGTTTCGCTAAGGCCGTGGGCGGCATCCAGCGTCACGTTGAGTTCGAAATCGCCGAGTGGCTGGCGATAGCCTGCTGCGGCCGAAAGCGAGGTGGTGCGCGTATCGCGGATCAACGGATCGGCATCGACCGAGCGGACCGCGCTGTCGCCGCCCGCTGCAGTCAGGGTGACGATGTCCAGCCCGGAAAGCGAGCGCGAATTGCTCTGCTCCGCCGACAGGTTGAGCGAGAGAGCCTTGGCCTTTGCACCCTCGCCGATCGCGGTATTGAACGATCCTTCCAGCTTGTAGCTTTCGGTATCGGGCCGCAGGCTGCGAAAAGCCGCGGGATCGGGATCGCCCGCAACCGTGGGTACGGTGCCCGGGGTCTGCGTAATATCCCGCTCCGCCTCGGTCAGCAGCGACTGGGTTTCGAACTGGCCTGAGATGTTGAACCGGCGCGGTCCGGAAATGGCCACCTGGGAGACTTCGATTTCGCCCCCCGACGCGCCGCCTTCGAACGAATCGCCGTATTCGAGCTCGATCTCGCGGCTCTTGAAATTTTCCTTCAGGATGAAGTTGATGACCCGCTGATCGGCTGAGTAGCCATATTGCAGCGCAACCTCTTCGGGGAACACCTCCACCTTCTGGATCGCTTCGGGCGGATAGTTGCGCAGTTCACGGAAGCTGGCGATCCGCTGGCCGTTGACCAGGATCACCGGCTGCCCGCCTCCACGTCCGCGGCTCGAACCCGTCTGCGGCGAAAGCTGCGCGATCAGGTCGGTCAGCGAATCCGCGCCATAGGCGGCGATATCAGCCTCGGTCAGCTCGACCACCGGGGGTACGTCCGTATCGACCGATCCGCGCATGCGCTGCGCGGTGACCACAATCTCGTTGTCCGCCGAGGGCACAGGCTCCTCGCTCGCCGGAGGGACATCCTGCGCATTGTCCTGCGCCGCGGCGGGGGCGCAGATCGCGCTGGCCAGCGCCGGGACGGAGATATTGCAGGCGCGCAGGCGGGACAGCTTCATCGGGGCAAGTTTCCTCATAGATTTTCGTCCGCCCCCGCCAAAGCCCTCGCAGCCGGGGCGGTCGAAAGCAAACCTCGGCGCGTAACGAATTGTCGCCCGATCCTTTCGCGTTGCTGACACACACTTCCATTTTCGAGCCATCGTCGCTAAATCGCCGAAAAATTCGACGAACTGCATAGGGACAAGACCAAATCCATGGCGAAAGAAGAGCTCCTCGAAATGCGCGGTCGGGTTGTCGAGCTGCTGCCCAACGCGATGTTCCGGGTCGAGCTTGAGAACGGCCACGAAATCCTCGGCCACACCGCCGGCAAGATGCGCAAGAACCGCATCCGCGTGCTGACCGGCGACGAAGTGCTGGTCGAGCTGACCCCCTACGACCTGACCAAGGGGCGGATCACATACCGCTTCATGCCGGGTCGCGGCGGGCCCGGTCCGCAGAACAACCCGTCCTGATCCACAGCACCCGGAGCGGATCGTGACGCCGCGCCTGATCCTCGCCAGCTCGAGCCCCCGCCGACGCGATCTGCTGGCGCAGATCGGTGTCGTGCCGGACGACATCCGCTCGCCCGATATCGACGAAAATCCGCGTAAGAGCGAACTACCCCGCCCCTATGCCGAGCGTATGGCGGGGGAGAAGGCGCTTGCCGTGCCCCGGGCGGAGGGTGAGGTCGTCCTTGCCGGCGATACCACGGTCGCGGTCGGTCGCCGGATTCTGCCGCAGGCCGAATCGGAAGCCGATGTCGCGCGTTTCCTGCGGCTGCTGTCGGGCCGCCGACACCGGGTCCACTCGGCGATTTCGGTGATCGATGCGCAGGGCAAGCAGCGGGTTCGCTGTGCGAGTTCGCAGGTCCGTTTCAAGAGCCTCTCCGACGAAGAGATCGCCGCCTACGCCGCCAGCGGCGAAGGGATCGGCAAGTCCGGCGGTTACGCGATCCAGGGCCGCGCGGCGGGGCTGATCGACTTCCTCTCCGGCACCCATTCGGGCGTGGTCGGGCTGCCGCTGTTCGAGACCCGCGCCCTGCTGAAAGCCGCCGGAATCGCCCTTGGCTGAGTGGTGGGTCGAGCGCGGGATCGGCGAGACCCGCTGGCTGCTGATCGAAGACGAACGCGTGCTTGCCGCCCGGCTGCACTGGCCCGAAGACATCGCGCTGGGCCCCGCGACCGCCATCCTGATCCGCCGCATCAAGGGCGCCAGCCGCGGGCTGGCGCGCACCGGCGACGGCGTCGAGATCAACGTCTCCGGCC
This genomic window contains:
- the infA gene encoding translation initiation factor IF-1 — translated: MAKEELLEMRGRVVELLPNAMFRVELENGHEILGHTAGKMRKNRIRVLTGDEVLVELTPYDLTKGRITYRFMPGRGGPGPQNNPS
- a CDS encoding Maf family nucleotide pyrophosphatase, translating into MTPRLILASSSPRRRDLLAQIGVVPDDIRSPDIDENPRKSELPRPYAERMAGEKALAVPRAEGEVVLAGDTTVAVGRRILPQAESEADVARFLRLLSGRRHRVHSAISVIDAQGKQRVRCASSQVRFKSLSDEEIAAYAASGEGIGKSGGYAIQGRAAGLIDFLSGTHSGVVGLPLFETRALLKAAGIALG